Proteins from a genomic interval of Gadus macrocephalus chromosome 2, ASM3116895v1:
- the LOC132452526 gene encoding histone H4, with the protein MSGRGKGGKGLGKGGAKRHRKVLRDNIQGITKPAIRRLARRGGVKRISGLIYEETRGVLKVFLENVIRDAVTYTEHAKRKTVTAMDVVYALKRQGRTLYGFGG; encoded by the coding sequence ATGTCTGGACGCGGCAAAGGAGGAAAGGGGCTCGGTAAAGGAGGCGCCAAGCGTCACCGTAAAGTGCTGCGAGATAACATCCAGGGAATCACTAAGCCCGCCATCCGCCGTCTGGCTCGTCGTGGCGGTGTGAAGCGTATCTCTGGCCTCATCTACGAGGAGACCCGCGGTGTCCTCAAGGTGTTCCTGGAGAACGTGATCCGTGATGCCGTCACCTACACCGAGCACGCCAAGAGGAAGACCGTCACTGCCATGGATGTTGTCTATGCCCTGAAGAGGCAGGGACGCACCCTGTACGGCTTCGGCGGTTAA
- the LOC132452519 gene encoding histone H2A has protein sequence MSGRGKTGGKARAKAKTRSSRAGLQFPVGRVHRLLRKGNYAHRVGAGAPVYLAAVLEYLTAEILELAGNAARDNKKTRIIPRHLQLAVRNDEELNKLLGGVTIAQGGVLPNIQAVLLPKKTEKPAKK, from the coding sequence ATGTCTGGACGAGGAAAGACCGGAGGAAAAGCCAGGGCGAAGGCCAAGACCAGGTCATCCCGTGCCGGGCTCCAGTTCCCCGTTGGCCGTGTGCACAGACTTCTTCGCAAAGGCAACTATGCCCATCGTGTCGGAGCCGGAGCTCCAGTCTACCTGGCAGCCGTGCTTGAGTATCTGACCGCTGAGATCCTGGAGTTGGCCGGTAACGCCGCTCGTGACAACAAGAAGACCCGTATCATCCCCCGCCATCTGCAGCTGGCTGTGCGTAATGATGAAGAGCTCAACAAACTCCTCGGTGGAGTGACTATCGCTCAGGGCGGTGTGCTGCCTAACATCCAGGCCGTCCTTCTGCCCAAGAAGACCGAGAAGCCCGCCAAGAAGTAA
- the LOC132474090 gene encoding histone H3 — protein sequence MARTKQTARKSTGGKAPRKQLATKAARKSAPATGGVKKPHRYRPGTVALREIRRYQKSTELLIRKLPFQRLVREIAQDFKTDLRFQSSAVMALQEASEAYLVGLFEDTNLCAIHAKRVTIMPKDIQLARRIRGERA from the coding sequence ATGGCCAGAACGAAGCAGACCGCGCGTAAATCTACCGGTGGCAAAGCGCCCAGGAAGCAGCTCGCCACCAAGGCTGCCCGCAAGAGCGCCCCGGCCACCGGTGGCGTGAAGAAGCCCCATCGTTACAGGCCCGGTACAGTTGCGCTGAGAGAGATCCGTCGTTATCAGAAATCCACCGAGCTGCTGATCCGCAAGCTGCCCTTCCAGCGCCTGGTGAGGGAGATCGCCCAGGACTTCAAGACCGACCTCCGCTTCCAGAGCTCCGCTGTCATGGCTCTTCAGGAGGCCAGCGAGGCTTACCTGGTCGGTCTGTTCGAGGACACCAACTTGTGCGCCATCCACGCCAAGAGGGTCACAATCATGCCCAAGGACATCCAACTCGCCCGCCGTATCCGCGGAGAGCGCGCATAA
- the LOC132452532 gene encoding histone H2B 1/2-like, producing the protein MPADVAKPAPKKGSKKAVSKTAVKGGKKRRKTRKESYAIYVYKVLKQVHPDTGISSKAMGIMNSFVNDIFERIAGEASRLAHYNKRSTITSREIQTAVRLLLPGELAKHAVSEGTKAVTKYTSSK; encoded by the coding sequence ATGCCTGCTGACGTTGCCAAACCCGCTCCCAAGAAGGGCTCCAAGAAAGCCGTTTCTAAGACCGCAGTCAAGGGCGGCAAGAAGCGCCGTAAGACCAGGAAGGAGAGCTATGCTATCTACGTGTACAAAGTGCTGAAGCAGGTCCACCCCGACACCGGTATCTCCTCCAAGGCGATGGGGATCATGAACTCCTTCGTCAACGACATCTTTGAGCGCATCGCCGGTGAGGCCTCTCGTCTGGCTCACTACAACAAgcgctccaccatcacctccagggAGATCCAGACCGCCGTCCGCCTGCTGCTCCCCGGTGAGCTGGCCAAGCACGCCGTGTCTGAGGGCACCAAGGCTGTGACCAAGTACACCAGCTCCAAGTAG
- the LOC132452537 gene encoding histone H2B 1/2-like, whose translation MPADVAKPAPKKGSKKAVSKTAVKGGKKRRKTRKESYAIYVYKVLKQVHPDTGISSKAMGIMNSFVNDIFERIAGEASRLAHYNKRSTITSREIQTAVRLLLPGELAKHAVSEGTKAVTKYTSSK comes from the coding sequence ATGCCTGCTGACGTTGCCAAACCCGCTCCCAAGAAGGGCTCAAAGAAAGCCGTTTCTAAGACCGCAGTCAAGGGCGGCAAGAAGCGCCGTAAGACCAGGAAGGAGAGCTATGCCATCTACGTGTACAAGGTGCTGAAGCAGGTCCACCCCGACACCGGTATCTCCTCCAAGGCGATGGGAATCATGAACTCCTTCGTCAACGACATCTTTGAGCGCATCGCCGGTGAGGCCTCTCGTCTGGCTCACTACAACAAgcgctccaccatcacctccagggAGATCCAGACCGCCGTCCGCCTGCTGCTCCCCGGTGAGCTGGCCAAGCACGCCGTGTCTGAGGGCACCAAGGCTGTGACCAAGTACACCAGCTCCAAGTAG